The following proteins are co-located in the Gammaproteobacteria bacterium genome:
- a CDS encoding cytochrome c oxidase subunit 3 yields MADTKSDYFVPHGSPWPIVASVSMFAMALGGALWLNGSDAGRTVLLLGLAGLTFMMFGWFGTVIRENIAGLYSDWVDRSFRQGMAWFIFSEVMFFVGFFGALFYARMLAVPWLGGDGIGEATNSLLWSGFESEWPTNGPGEIGGDAEGGFQTIGWSGLPLLNTALLLTSSVTITIAHHALKSNNRRLLNIGTLLTIVLGAVFLYVQAYEYVHAYQDLDLRLSTGIYGSTFFMLTGFHGAHVTLGVIMLVVTYIRILRGHFTPNEHFGFQAVSWYWHFVDVVWVCLFIFVYVL; encoded by the coding sequence ATGGCCGACACGAAATCGGACTATTTCGTACCGCATGGCAGTCCCTGGCCCATCGTGGCCTCGGTGTCCATGTTCGCCATGGCGCTCGGGGGAGCGCTGTGGCTGAACGGCTCGGACGCCGGAAGGACCGTGCTGCTGCTGGGCCTGGCCGGACTCACGTTCATGATGTTCGGCTGGTTCGGGACCGTGATCAGGGAGAACATCGCCGGTCTCTACAGCGACTGGGTTGACCGCTCGTTCCGCCAGGGAATGGCGTGGTTCATCTTCTCCGAAGTCATGTTCTTCGTCGGCTTTTTCGGAGCGCTGTTCTACGCCCGCATGCTGGCCGTGCCCTGGCTGGGCGGCGACGGCATCGGCGAGGCCACCAACAGCCTGCTGTGGTCCGGCTTCGAGTCGGAATGGCCCACCAACGGACCGGGCGAGATCGGCGGCGACGCGGAAGGCGGCTTCCAGACCATCGGCTGGAGCGGCCTGCCGCTTCTGAACACGGCCCTGCTGCTCACGTCCAGCGTCACGATCACGATCGCGCATCACGCGCTGAAGAGCAACAACCGCAGGCTGCTGAACATCGGCACCCTGCTGACGATCGTTCTGGGCGCCGTGTTCCTGTACGTGCAGGCCTACGAATACGTGCACGCGTACCAGGACCTCGACCTCAGGCTCAGCACCGGGATCTACGGCTCCACGTTCTTCATGCTGACCGGATTCCACGGCGCGCACGTCACGCTGGGCGTGATCATGCTGGTCGTTACCTACATCCGCATCCTGCGAGGGCATTTCACGCCCAACGAGCATTTCGGCTTCCAGGCCGTGTCCTGGTACTGGCACTTCGTTGACGTGGTGTGGGTGTGCCTGTTCATCTTCGTTTACGTGCTGTAG
- a CDS encoding cytochrome c oxidase assembly protein, with product MDKERRVKPARTKTGNRRLVLTLGGAVAGMFAFAFLLTPLYEVFCELTGLDSERLTRATQPAGTAVASEIDENRTVTVEFLTNTMNPAAWEFQPGDLSIEVTPGRTAETVFYAENLLPHDVISVTRPSVRPLEAVSHVSKQVCFCFEEQAFAAGERRELPMRFTIDSELPAHVETVTLAYTLFTAEPGLGGS from the coding sequence GTGGATAAGGAGCGGCGCGTGAAGCCGGCGCGAACGAAAACCGGCAACCGGCGCCTGGTGCTGACGCTGGGCGGCGCGGTGGCGGGCATGTTCGCCTTCGCGTTCCTGCTGACGCCGCTGTACGAGGTCTTCTGCGAGCTCACCGGACTGGACTCGGAGCGGCTCACGCGGGCGACGCAGCCCGCCGGAACAGCCGTCGCCTCGGAGATCGACGAGAACCGCACGGTCACCGTGGAATTTCTGACCAATACGATGAACCCGGCGGCCTGGGAGTTCCAGCCCGGCGACCTCAGCATCGAGGTCACGCCCGGACGCACGGCCGAGACCGTGTTCTACGCCGAGAACCTGCTTCCGCATGACGTCATTTCCGTTACCCGGCCCAGCGTGAGGCCGCTGGAGGCGGTGAGCCACGTTTCCAAGCAGGTCTGCTTCTGCTTCGAGGAGCAGGCGTTCGCGGCCGGCGAGCGGCGCGAGCTGCCGATGCGCTTCACGATTGATTCCGAACTGCCGGCGCACGTCGAGACCGTGACGCTGGCCTACACCCTGTTTACCGCCGAACCCGGTTTAGGAGGAAGTTGA
- the ctaD gene encoding cytochrome c oxidase subunit I — MSDTTHEEHHDGPHASGMWRWLTTTNHKDIGTLYLVFSLIMFLVGGTMALIIRTELFQPGLQLVDPHFFNQMTTMHALVMIFGALMPAFVGLANWQIPLMVGAPDMALPRMNNWSFWILPPAFLLLLATLFMPGGAPAGGWTLYPPLILQTGDAFPFVVFSLHMLGASSILGAINIIVTITNMRAPGMGFMKMPLFVWTWLITAYLLIGAMPVLAGAITMLLTDRYFDTSFFLAAGGGDPVMFQHIFWFFGHPEVYILILPAFGIISQVIPTFSRKPLFGYVSMVIATSAIAFLSYVVWAHHMFTVGMPAAGMLFFMITTMFIAVPTGVKIFNWLATMWRGSISFETPMLFAIAFVILFTIGGFSGLMLALVPADIEYHDTYFVVAHFHYVLVPGAIFGVIAGVYYWLPKWTGHMYNETLGKWHFWLSTIFVNILFFPQHFLGLASMPRRIPDYSVQFTEFNMISTVGAFGFGLSQLLFVWMLVKCVKGGEPASTKVWDEPEGLEWTVPSPAPYHTFETAPKV; from the coding sequence ATGAGCGATACGACACACGAAGAACATCACGACGGCCCGCACGCCTCGGGAATGTGGCGGTGGCTGACCACCACCAATCACAAGGACATCGGCACGCTGTACCTGGTGTTCAGCCTGATCATGTTCCTGGTGGGCGGCACGATGGCGCTGATCATCCGCACCGAGCTGTTCCAGCCTGGCCTGCAACTGGTGGACCCGCACTTCTTCAACCAGATGACCACGATGCACGCGCTGGTGATGATCTTCGGCGCGCTGATGCCGGCGTTCGTGGGCCTGGCCAACTGGCAGATCCCGCTGATGGTGGGCGCGCCGGACATGGCGCTGCCGCGCATGAACAACTGGAGCTTCTGGATCCTGCCGCCGGCCTTTTTGCTGCTGCTGGCCACGCTTTTCATGCCGGGCGGGGCGCCGGCGGGCGGCTGGACGCTGTATCCGCCGCTGATCCTGCAGACCGGCGACGCCTTCCCCTTCGTGGTGTTCTCGCTGCACATGCTGGGCGCGTCCTCGATCCTGGGCGCGATCAACATCATCGTGACCATCACCAACATGCGCGCGCCGGGTATGGGCTTCATGAAGATGCCGCTGTTCGTCTGGACCTGGCTGATCACCGCCTACCTGCTGATCGGCGCGATGCCGGTGCTGGCCGGCGCCATCACGATGCTGCTCACCGACCGCTATTTCGACACCAGCTTCTTCCTGGCGGCCGGCGGCGGCGACCCGGTGATGTTCCAGCACATCTTCTGGTTCTTCGGGCATCCCGAGGTCTATATCCTGATCCTGCCCGCCTTCGGGATCATTTCGCAGGTCATTCCGACGTTCTCGCGCAAGCCGCTGTTCGGCTACGTGTCGATGGTGATCGCGACTTCGGCGATCGCGTTTTTGTCCTACGTCGTCTGGGCGCACCACATGTTCACGGTGGGCATGCCGGCGGCCGGAATGCTGTTCTTCATGATCACGACCATGTTCATCGCGGTGCCTACCGGGGTGAAGATATTCAACTGGCTGGCGACGATGTGGCGCGGCTCGATCAGTTTCGAGACGCCGATGCTGTTCGCGATCGCGTTCGTGATCCTGTTCACGATCGGCGGGTTCTCCGGACTGATGCTGGCGCTGGTGCCCGCGGACATCGAGTACCACGACACCTACTTCGTCGTGGCGCATTTCCACTACGTGCTGGTGCCGGGCGCCATATTCGGCGTGATTGCCGGGGTCTATTACTGGCTGCCCAAGTGGACCGGCCACATGTACAACGAGACGCTGGGCAAGTGGCACTTCTGGCTGTCGACGATCTTCGTCAACATCCTGTTCTTCCCGCAGCACTTCCTGGGCCTGGCCAGCATGCCGCGACGGATCCCGGACTACTCCGTGCAGTTCACCGAGTTCAACATGATCTCGACCGTAGGCGCGTTCGGTTTCGGCCTCTCGCAACTCTTGTTCGTCTGGATGCTGGTCAAGTGCGTCAAGGGCGGCGAGCCGGCCAGCACCAAGGTCTGGGACGAGCCGGAGGGGCTGGAATGGACCGTGCCCTCGCCGGCGCCGTACCACACGTTTGAGACGGCGCCCAAGGTATAG
- the coxB gene encoding cytochrome c oxidase subunit II yields the protein MYRSKAHGRWLFIGIASAALAIATPAAADWALDFPASATELGNKVRGLHHLALIICTIIGIVVFGVLGYSLVKFRKSQGAQAAKFSHSTKAEIVWTVIPVLILVGLAIPTARVLIEMEDTQAADLRIKVTGYQWKWRYEYLDHGISFFSNIDDASNAASMVGAGLELHEHYLRDVDKPMVVPVGKKVKLQLTSNDVIHAWWVPEFYVKRDAVPGTINETWFKAEQTGTFRGQCAELCGRGHGFMPIVVEVLPQDEYDAWVAGLTAPAEPEALEEPEAAMSQTMPAAAGGASSR from the coding sequence ATGTATCGCAGCAAGGCACACGGCCGCTGGCTGTTTATCGGAATCGCCTCGGCCGCGCTGGCCATCGCCACACCGGCGGCCGCGGATTGGGCCCTGGACTTTCCCGCCAGCGCCACGGAACTCGGAAACAAGGTGCGGGGCCTGCATCACCTGGCCCTGATCATTTGCACCATCATCGGCATCGTCGTGTTCGGCGTGCTCGGCTATTCGCTGGTCAAGTTCCGCAAGTCGCAGGGCGCGCAGGCGGCGAAGTTCAGCCACAGCACCAAGGCCGAGATCGTCTGGACCGTGATCCCGGTCCTGATCCTGGTCGGCCTGGCCATCCCCACCGCCCGGGTGCTCATCGAAATGGAGGACACCCAGGCGGCCGATCTCAGGATCAAGGTCACCGGATACCAGTGGAAATGGCGCTACGAGTACCTGGACCACGGCATCAGCTTCTTCAGCAACATCGACGACGCCAGCAACGCTGCGTCGATGGTGGGCGCGGGCCTTGAATTGCACGAACACTACCTGCGCGACGTCGACAAGCCGATGGTCGTGCCGGTGGGCAAGAAGGTAAAGCTGCAACTCACCTCCAACGACGTCATCCACGCCTGGTGGGTGCCGGAGTTCTACGTCAAGCGCGACGCGGTGCCGGGAACGATCAACGAGACCTGGTTCAAGGCCGAGCAGACGGGCACCTTCCGCGGCCAGTGCGCGGAGCTGTGCGGGCGCGGACACGGGTTCATGCCCATCGTCGTGGAGGTCCTGCCGCAGGACGAATATGACGCATGGGTGGCCGGGCTGACGGCGCCGGCCGAGCCCGAAGCGCTCGAAGAACCCGAAGCCGCAATGAGTCAGACAATGCCCGCCGCAGCCGGCGGCGCATCCTCCCGATAA
- a CDS encoding DUF2244 domain-containing protein, with protein sequence MKNGDSAPRIVIRPNCNFTGRGAFWLFVAMTLPVLGVAVAWALRGYWLILPFAGLELAILGIALAITVHRGRYRETVRFGRRYVRVRRGYAGRQERVEFPRPWTRAWIEPGASPALPGRLFLGAGDASCELAACLTEEERQSLCRRLRELTRVPVTAQK encoded by the coding sequence ATGAAGAATGGTGATTCCGCTCCTCGAATCGTAATCCGCCCCAACTGCAATTTCACCGGCCGCGGCGCTTTCTGGCTGTTCGTCGCGATGACGCTTCCGGTGCTGGGCGTGGCGGTGGCCTGGGCGCTTCGCGGCTACTGGCTGATCCTGCCGTTCGCCGGCCTGGAACTGGCGATTCTGGGCATCGCGTTGGCCATAACCGTGCATCGCGGACGCTATCGCGAAACCGTCCGATTCGGCCGACGCTACGTGCGCGTGCGCAGGGGTTATGCGGGCCGTCAGGAACGGGTAGAATTCCCCCGGCCCTGGACCCGGGCCTGGATCGAACCGGGCGCGAGTCCTGCCTTGCCTGGGCGCCTTTTTTTGGGAGCCGGCGACGCGTCTTGCGAGCTCGCCGCCTGTCTCACGGAGGAAGAAAGGCAATCGTTGTGCCGGCGTCTGCGCGAATTGACGCGCGTGCCGGTTACCGCGCAAAAGTAG
- a CDS encoding S9 family peptidase: MKLRIALVLLLLTPALEAGKPHLAPEDVFSLAYASDPQVSPDGSFVVYTRNFMDIMEDRRRSNLWRIDIDGTNARPLTTGAVNDRGARIAPDNDRVAYLSSDGRGVQVFVRWMSSGETLQVTRLDRAPRNLAWSPDGRWLAFALLVPSKPPTMGSLPAKPRGANWARPPEVVQRAVFRADGAGRLPYGYTHLFVVSAEGGAPRQLTSGDYNHGGSIAWSPDSASLYFSGNRNEDAELNPSNSEIYRVGLDGGDVEAVTDRDGPDSSVAVSPDGKMLAWTGYDDRVRSYQITNLYVMNSDGSERRQLLPDLDREVSRPHWSADGEGLYFAYEDQGMTRLAHVDLRGRLTNVTDELSGLALTRPYTGAQFSVGGNDTYAITRGDALSPADIAVGRGTDEPRRLTRLNANLLDYRELGQVEEFWYPSSFDGKDIQAWVVWPPGFDPAKKYPLLLEIHGGPHAAYGPHFSVEVQLFAAAGYVVVYANPRGSSSYGDAFGGYIHHNYPSEDYDDLMSAVDAIIDRGSIDSDRLYVTGGSGGGVLTAWIVGKNDRFAAAVVAKPVINWISFALSADYAPVFSKYWFPALPWDDPMGYWERSPLSLAGRVSTPTMLLTGEEDWRTPMWESEQYYQALKLRGVETALVRLPGASHSMAARPSQLLAKVSAILEWFKRHDGASESDE; the protein is encoded by the coding sequence ATGAAACTGCGTATTGCCCTTGTATTGCTGCTGCTGACGCCCGCGCTCGAGGCCGGCAAGCCCCACCTCGCGCCCGAGGACGTGTTTTCGCTCGCCTACGCCAGCGATCCGCAGGTGAGTCCCGACGGCTCCTTCGTGGTCTATACCCGCAACTTCATGGACATCATGGAGGATCGGCGCCGCTCCAACCTGTGGCGCATCGACATCGACGGCACAAACGCACGGCCGCTCACGACCGGCGCGGTGAACGACAGGGGCGCACGGATCGCGCCGGACAACGATCGCGTGGCCTATCTGTCCAGCGACGGCCGCGGCGTTCAGGTGTTCGTGCGCTGGATGTCCAGCGGCGAGACGCTGCAGGTCACGAGGCTGGACCGGGCGCCGCGCAATCTCGCCTGGTCGCCGGACGGCCGCTGGCTGGCGTTCGCCCTGCTGGTGCCTTCCAAGCCGCCCACGATGGGCTCGCTGCCGGCCAAGCCCCGGGGCGCGAACTGGGCCAGGCCGCCGGAAGTGGTGCAGCGCGCCGTGTTCCGCGCCGACGGGGCAGGGCGCCTGCCGTACGGCTACACGCACCTGTTCGTGGTCTCCGCCGAGGGCGGCGCACCCAGGCAACTGACCTCGGGCGACTACAACCACGGCGGTTCGATCGCCTGGTCGCCCGACAGCGCAAGCCTCTATTTCTCGGGCAACCGCAACGAGGACGCCGAACTCAACCCGTCCAACTCGGAGATCTACCGGGTCGGCCTGGACGGGGGCGACGTCGAGGCCGTGACCGACCGCGACGGCCCGGACAGTTCGGTGGCCGTTTCGCCCGACGGGAAGATGCTGGCCTGGACCGGCTATGACGACCGCGTTCGCAGCTACCAGATCACGAACCTGTACGTGATGAACAGCGACGGCAGCGAGCGCCGCCAACTTTTGCCGGACCTCGACCGCGAAGTGTCGCGCCCGCACTGGTCCGCCGACGGCGAGGGCCTTTATTTCGCCTACGAAGACCAGGGTATGACCCGGCTGGCCCATGTGGACCTGCGCGGCAGGCTCACCAACGTGACGGACGAGCTGAGCGGCCTGGCGCTGACCCGCCCGTACACCGGCGCGCAGTTTTCGGTGGGCGGCAACGACACCTACGCGATTACGCGCGGCGACGCCCTCTCGCCCGCCGATATCGCGGTCGGCCGCGGCACGGACGAGCCGCGCCGGCTGACCCGCCTGAACGCGAACCTGCTCGACTATCGCGAACTGGGGCAGGTCGAGGAGTTCTGGTACCCGTCCAGCTTCGACGGCAAGGACATCCAGGCCTGGGTGGTCTGGCCGCCGGGCTTCGATCCGGCGAAGAAATACCCGCTGCTGCTTGAAATCCACGGCGGCCCCCACGCCGCCTACGGCCCGCATTTCTCCGTGGAAGTGCAGCTCTTCGCCGCCGCCGGCTACGTCGTGGTCTATGCGAACCCCAGGGGCAGTTCGAGTTACGGGGACGCCTTCGGCGGCTACATCCACCACAACTATCCCAGCGAGGACTACGACGACCTGATGTCGGCGGTGGACGCGATCATCGATCGGGGCTCCATCGACTCCGACCGGCTTTACGTGACGGGCGGAAGCGGCGGCGGCGTGCTGACGGCCTGGATCGTGGGCAAGAACGACCGCTTCGCGGCCGCGGTGGTGGCCAAGCCCGTGATCAACTGGATCAGCTTCGCCCTGAGCGCCGACTACGCGCCGGTGTTCTCCAAGTACTGGTTCCCGGCGCTGCCCTGGGACGACCCCATGGGCTACTGGGAGCGCTCGCCGCTGTCCCTGGCGGGCCGGGTGTCAACGCCCACGATGCTGCTGACCGGCGAAGAGGACTGGCGCACGCCGATGTGGGAATCGGAGCAGTACTACCAGGCGCTGAAGCTGCGCGGCGTGGAAACCGCCCTGGTTCGGCTGCCGGGCGCCTCGCACAGCATGGCCGCGCGGCCCAGCCAGCTATTGGCCAAGGTCAGCGCGATCCTGGAGTGGTTCAAGCGCCACGACGGCGCCAGCGAATCGGACGAGTAG
- a CDS encoding pyridoxal-phosphate dependent enzyme: MQSVWAGETYNFQEVRPRNDIPSIEQIRRAAERIGPYVRRTPVLTSNAVNEASGAEVFFKCENLQKAGAFKARGTTNAVFSLSDEEALRGVATQSSGNHGAALARAARLRGIPVTVVMPRNALETKKRAVAGHGARIVYCEPTPQARDEALARVAATTKAVIIHPFDDPRVIAGQGTATLELFEEVRDIDAVIAPVGGGGLLSGTALAVRSLRPAARVFGAEPRNVNDAWQSLQSGRIMPSTGKRSIADGLLTTLGKLTFPIIREHATGIVTVGEESIVDAMRLVWKRLKLVIEPSAAVAVAALLAQPDEFQGRRVGIILSGGNVDPDKLPWE; this comes from the coding sequence ATGCAAAGCGTGTGGGCCGGCGAAACATACAATTTTCAGGAAGTGCGTCCCCGCAATGACATTCCTTCCATAGAGCAAATTCGGCGCGCCGCCGAGCGCATCGGGCCGTATGTTCGTCGAACGCCCGTGTTGACCAGCAACGCGGTCAACGAAGCCTCGGGCGCCGAAGTCTTCTTCAAGTGCGAGAACCTGCAGAAAGCCGGCGCGTTCAAGGCGCGCGGCACCACCAACGCGGTCTTTTCCCTGTCCGACGAAGAGGCCCTGCGCGGTGTGGCAACGCAGTCGTCGGGCAACCACGGGGCCGCGCTGGCCAGGGCCGCCCGCTTGCGGGGCATCCCCGTCACGGTCGTCATGCCCAGGAATGCGCTGGAGACCAAGAAGCGGGCCGTGGCTGGCCATGGCGCCAGGATCGTCTATTGCGAGCCGACGCCGCAGGCGCGCGACGAAGCGCTGGCGAGGGTCGCCGCGACGACGAAGGCCGTGATCATTCACCCGTTCGACGATCCCCGGGTCATCGCCGGTCAGGGAACCGCCACCCTGGAGCTCTTCGAGGAGGTTCGCGATATCGACGCGGTGATCGCACCGGTGGGCGGCGGCGGACTGCTGAGCGGCACGGCTCTGGCGGTCAGGAGCCTGCGCCCGGCTGCGCGGGTGTTCGGGGCGGAGCCGCGCAACGTAAACGATGCCTGGCAGTCGCTGCAATCCGGCCGAATCATGCCTTCCACCGGTAAAAGGTCGATTGCGGACGGACTTCTGACCACGCTGGGGAAACTCACGTTTCCGATCATCCGGGAACACGCGACCGGAATCGTCACGGTCGGCGAAGAATCGATCGTGGACGCGATGCGGTTGGTATGGAAGCGCCTGAAGCTGGTTATCGAGCCGTCGGCCGCCGTCGCGGTGGCCGCGCTGCTGGCGCAGCCCGACGAATTTCAGGGCCGGCGCGTCGGGATCATCCTGTCCGGCGGCAATGTCGATCCCGACAAGCTGCCCTGGGAGTGA
- a CDS encoding cytochrome c: MKRILLICLLTCVAPLASSADEPDLERGAQLYFFCGTCHGQAGEGNALLNTPAAGKQDTWYIERQMVNYRANLRGYWGPLEDIYGNQMKNMAIAQVPDEQAIIDMAAFMHSLEPPTLPVTVDGDPEEGRKIYEETCIACHGPNGEGSTLLGSPRISNQFDWYLLRQLDDFLSGARGQQRDDIYGTQMRYMAQVLDTEQKRKDVISYIATFQFTDQLD, encoded by the coding sequence ATGAAAAGAATCCTGCTGATCTGCCTGCTGACCTGCGTCGCCCCGCTTGCTTCGTCCGCCGACGAGCCGGACCTTGAGCGCGGCGCGCAGTTGTATTTCTTCTGCGGCACCTGCCACGGCCAGGCGGGCGAGGGCAACGCGCTGCTCAACACGCCGGCGGCCGGCAAGCAGGACACCTGGTACATCGAGCGGCAAATGGTCAATTACCGCGCCAATTTGCGCGGCTACTGGGGTCCGCTGGAAGACATCTACGGCAACCAGATGAAGAACATGGCCATCGCGCAGGTGCCGGACGAGCAGGCAATCATCGACATGGCGGCCTTCATGCATTCGCTGGAGCCGCCGACGCTGCCCGTAACCGTGGACGGCGACCCGGAGGAAGGCCGCAAGATCTACGAGGAAACCTGCATCGCCTGTCACGGACCGAACGGCGAAGGCTCGACGCTGCTGGGCTCGCCGCGGATTTCCAACCAGTTCGACTGGTATCTGCTGCGGCAGCTCGACGACTTCCTGAGCGGCGCGCGCGGTCAGCAGCGTGATGACATCTACGGGACGCAGATGCGCTACATGGCGCAGGTGCTTGATACCGAGCAGAAGCGCAAGGACGTGATCTCCTACATCGCCACCTTCCAGTTCACGGACCAGCTCGACTAG
- a CDS encoding ornithine cyclodeaminase family protein, translated as MTDVPWFDADTVRRVLRMDACIDLMADTQAAISRGEITPPLRSFVPVAGGKAGMGIMPGDTPSAFGAKLISLYADNPARGLPMIQGCIVVFDRETGTPAALVEGASVTAIRTAAASGAATRALAREDASVLALLGYGVQAETHLEAMRCVRPVREVRVWGPSVEKAGRFADAHGDGDVAVSAVETTREAIDGADLVCAVSAASEPIIEGRRLAAGCHVNLVGSHSPSTREADGESMGLARVFTEITDFAMKEAGDILLAIEEGFLSEGNLAGEIGAVIDGAIEGRRSEDEITLYTSLGNVAQDLAAAHFIAESLGSEDVSSSPREA; from the coding sequence ATGACGGACGTTCCCTGGTTCGATGCCGACACCGTGCGGCGCGTCCTGCGGATGGACGCGTGCATCGACCTGATGGCGGACACGCAGGCGGCAATCAGCCGGGGCGAAATCACGCCGCCGCTGCGCTCGTTCGTCCCGGTCGCGGGCGGCAAGGCCGGCATGGGGATCATGCCGGGCGACACACCTTCCGCGTTCGGCGCCAAGCTCATAAGCCTCTACGCGGACAATCCCGCCCGTGGATTGCCCATGATCCAGGGCTGCATCGTGGTGTTCGACCGCGAAACCGGCACCCCGGCAGCGCTCGTTGAAGGCGCCTCGGTGACCGCGATTCGAACGGCCGCGGCCAGCGGGGCCGCCACCCGCGCGCTGGCCCGCGAAGACGCTTCTGTGCTGGCGCTTCTTGGTTACGGCGTGCAGGCGGAAACGCATCTGGAAGCGATGCGCTGCGTGCGCCCGGTGCGCGAAGTTCGCGTGTGGGGGCCGAGCGTTGAGAAGGCCGGGCGCTTCGCCGACGCGCATGGGGACGGCGACGTGGCGGTGAGCGCCGTCGAAACGACGCGCGAGGCTATAGACGGCGCGGACCTCGTCTGCGCCGTGAGCGCCGCGAGCGAACCGATCATCGAAGGCCGCCGGCTGGCGGCAGGCTGTCACGTCAACCTGGTGGGATCGCACTCGCCCTCAACCCGCGAGGCCGATGGCGAGTCCATGGGCCTCGCGCGCGTATTCACGGAAATCACGGACTTCGCGATGAAGGAAGCCGGCGACATCCTGCTGGCGATCGAGGAAGGATTTCTGAGCGAAGGCAACCTGGCCGGCGAAATCGGCGCGGTGATCGACGGCGCGATCGAGGGACGCCGCAGCGAAGACGAGATTACGCTCTACACAAGCCTCGGCAACGTGGCCCAGGACCTGGCCGCCGCCCACTTCATCGCCGAAAGCCTTGGGAGTGAGGACGTCTCGTCCTCACCACGCGAAGCGTGA